The genomic region CCATGAACATAAATGTCTTCAAACCAGGAAGGTGAGGCTGTACACTGTAACCTCTATTGCCAAAGAGATTCTACCAACAATTGAGTCAAACCCTAGTATACCATTAAAGTCACTACAAGATCAGATAGAAAAGAAGAACCAGGTGCAGGTGTCTTTCCAGAAAATATTCAGGGCAAAGGTTATGGCTTTTGAAAAACTACAAGGTGACTACACTGCTCAGTACTTGCTTCTAAGAGATTATGCTCAAGAGTTGCTCAGAACAAACCCTGGTTCAACAGTGAAGCTTGAGGTTGAAAGTGAGCCCAACTCAAATAGTGAAACAAGGCAATTTAAAAGGATCTACATATGCTTTGGAGGAGTGAAACAAGGATTTAAACAAGGTGGTAGGGAGATCTTGGGTTTGGATGGCTGCTTTATGAAGGGACCTTATCCAGGGCAGATCCTAACAGCTGTTGGTGTGGATGCAAATAATGGAATCTATCCTGTAGCATATGCAGTAGTTGAATCAGAAAACACAAATTCATGGCTTTGGTTCCTTGAATATTTGGGTGATGATCTTGATATTCATGCTAATTCCAACTTCACCTTTATTAGTGATAGACAGAAGGTACTTATAACTGTTCTTATGTCTGTTTATAATTACTCTTTGTTTAATGAGTAAATTGTTATCTAACTGCTCTTATGTGTGATTATAACTTGCAAATGTTTTTAGGGTCTGATACCTGCAATCAATAGGCTGTTTCCTGTAGCAGAGCATAGGTACTGTCTTCGTCATATTCATGAAAACATGAAGTCCCAATGGAGAGGGGACCTTTACAAAGACATGTTATGGAAGTGTGCAAGTGCTACAAGTATGAAGTCAGTGGTGAGGGTCATAATCAGTGTGTAGTGGACATGAACACAAAGTCATGCACTTGCAGGAAGTGGGAACTTACAGGCATGCCATGCAAGCATGCAGTGGCTGTAAATTGGGATATGGTTAGGTATGGTATGGAAGTTGATGTTCCGGAAGCATGGGTGGATGAGGTTTATTGGTTAGATAACTGGAAAAAGGTCTACCAGTTTACCATTGATCCAATCAATGGTAGGGAAATGTGGGAACCAACAAACTGCCCTACTACATTATTACCACCAAAACACCATAACCAAGTGGGCAGACCTAAAAAGGCTAGGAAGAAGAGTGCTGAGGAAATTTATGAGAAGAAACAGAAGACTGCTGAGGTGATTTCACAGAGCATTGAAAAACAGGGGAAGCTTACAAGGAAAGGTGGGTCTGTCACTTGTAAGGTTTGCAAACAGAAGGGGCACAACATGAGAGGATGCAAGGAGAAGGGAGGTCTGAAGTTTGCTGGGTTTGAAGATTCTGCATCACAAGTTTAAGTTTTAGGTTACTTTTGTTTGGGTCTGTCATTTTGTTGATTTCCACTTTGGATGTTTTAGATGCTTTAAATACTGGCACTTATGGATGTTATTACCTTTTGGATGTTTTAACTATGGTTGTTTGGTTTATTAAATATGGTTGGTGGTTGGTATTTAATTCAACAGCtgcaagttgtttaattgcaGCTGCAATATTTTTTTGGTCAAATGATCTATAACTGCAGCTGCAACTTGTTTAAGTGCAGGTGAATAAATTTGGTCATTTTCGTCCAATTGGTTTTGTAACTGCAGCT from Helianthus annuus cultivar XRQ/B chromosome 10, HanXRQr2.0-SUNRISE, whole genome shotgun sequence harbors:
- the LOC110881256 gene encoding uncharacterized protein LOC110881256 yields the protein MAFEKLQGDYTAQYLLLRDYAQELLRTNPGSTVKLEVESEPNSNSETRQFKRIYICFGGVKQGFKQGGREILGLDGCFMKGPYPGQILTAVGVDANNGIYPVAYAVVESENTNSWLWFLEYLGDDLDIHANSNFTFISDRQKGLIPAINRLFPVAEHRYCLRHIHENMKSQWRGDLYKDMLWKCASATSMKSVVRVIISV